In the genome of Pirellulales bacterium, the window GTCGGCTGTCGCTCGCCGTCGATATAAAGATGCACGCCGCTTGGCTTGCCCGCCCCGTCGTGTGTCAGGCACACATGGTGCCAGCGCCCCGGTTGAAGCGCCTTTTTGGTCACTACCTTGATGGCGTTGTCGGGCCAGGCATTTACCAGATGCGTGCCAATGCGCCCCCCTTCGAGCCACAGATCCCAGCCACGGTAAGCGCGGTTTTCGTCCATCCGCGCCAAGATGGCGCCTTGTTGATTGACGTCGGCAATCTTGACCCAAGCCGCGACCGAAAACGCCTGCTCGCGACCAAAGTTGCCCACCTCGGGCAGCGTCACCGCCCCCGGCTGAATGATTAGCGCCTTGGCCGCCACATGCCCTGCTTCCCAGGCCAAGCCCGCCAGCGGCAACGTTTGATCGACGCCATTCAAACGCATGGCGAGCGAATCGGGCGCCTGCTCATCCAGCATGGAATAAAGCGCCATCCCATCTTCAGGGAGGCGAGAAGAAATCTCAGACAGATTGGCCGCCGCGAGCCAGGCCGCAAAGTCGCTCTGGGCAGATTGGCGCCGCTCGGTCAATTGTCCGCGCTGCGTCTCCAGTAACTTGGCGACCTCGTCCCACCGCGCGCGGTCATGATCTTGCGGCACCTTCACAATCGGCGGTGTGTCTTTGATGTTGCCGTCCATCGCCGCTTGCGTGGTGTTGTTGAAGAACGCCGCCATCTCATAAAACTCGCGCTGCGTGAGCGGGTCGAATTTATGATCGTGGCACACCGCGCAGCCCGCCGTCATCCCCAGCCATACCAGCGAGGTCGTTTCGGTTCGATCGCGGGTGTACAGCACCAGGTACTCTTCCGGAATCGTCCCCCCCTCGTTGGTCGTCATGTTGCAGCGGTTAAAGCCCGAGGCGATCTGCTGTTCCAGCGTGGCGCCCGGCAGCAAGTCGCCCGCCAATTGCTCCACGGTGAACTGATCGAACGGTTGATTGCGATTGAAGGCGTCGATCACCCATTCGCGATACGACCACATCTCGCGGAAGTTGTCGAAGTGAATGCCGTGCGTATCGGCGTAACGCGCCGCATCGAGCCAATAGCGCCCCCGATGCTCGCCCCAGCCGGGCAGCGCCATCAATCGATCGACCAACTTCTCATACGCGTCGGGCGCGGCGTCGTTGACAAACGCCTCCAAGTCCTCCACCGACGGCGGCAAACCGGTCAGGTCGAGCGTCACACGGCGGCACAAGGTGCGCCGGTCGGCCTCCGGCGCCGGGGTCAGGCCCGCCGCTTCGATCCGCGCCAAGATAAACGCGTCGATCGGGTTGCGGATCCAATCGGCCTGTTTCACTTCCGGCAGCGGCGGTCGCTTTGGCGCCACCAGCGACCAGTGCGGCTCGTACACCGCCCCCTCGGCCACCCAGCGCTTGAGCGCCTCGCGCTCCGCCTGGGTCATCTCGGCGTGCGCGTCGGGCGGAGGCATCCGCTCCTCCGGCTCTTCGCTAAAAAGCCGCCGCACCAACTCGCTCTCGTCTACCTTTCCCGGCACGATCGCGCCCGCGGCAATTGCGTCGTCGCGCCGATCGAGCCGCAGGTCCGCCTTGCGCGAAGCCGAATCGGGACCATGGCAGGCAAAGCAGGTTCGCGACAGGATCGGCCGCACATCCCGGTTGTAGGCCAGCGGTTCTTCGCCATTAGCGGGGGCAAAAGACCACACTGCGAGCAGGAGACAAACCAGCGAAGGCGAGCGAAAACTCATTGCGCCAAGTTCCCTGGGGTTGGAGGACAACCCTGCTGCGGCTGGGATGCCGCCGAGCTTTAGGTGGGTATTGTCAGTATACCAGTATATCGGCCCGTTTTTGCAACAGCGGCTGCGCAGATCGGGTGGCGCAGGAGTCCGGCGCCAAACCGCTTGTGATTTGACCAGCCACGTCCTATAAATAGCGGCCAATTGCGCCAAATGGCTTTGGCGGCGACACTTGCAAAAAACACCCACGAAGGGAACTTTTCATGCAAAAGTACCTGATCGAATTCATCGGCACGTTCTTTCTCGTTTTGACAGTCGGCTGCACGGTGCTCAATCCCAACGGCGCCGGCGCCATGGCCCCCCTCGCCATCGGCTCGGCGCTGATGGTCATGATCTTCGCCGGCGGCCACATCTCCGGCGGGCATTACAACCCCGCGGTCACGTTGGCCGTGTTCATGCGCGGCAAGTGCCCGGTGGCTGATGTCGTCCCTTACATGGTCTGCCAGGTGGTGGGCGCCGCCGCGGCGGCCGCTGCCGTGTTGTTTCTCAAGGGCAACCCAACCGTTCCCCCGCTCGAACTCGATGTCGCCAAATCGCTGCTCGCCGAGTTCCTGTTCACCTTTGCCCTCTGCTTCACGGTGCTCAACGTCGCCACCGCCAAGGGAACCAGCGGCAACTCGTTCTACGGGCTGGCCATCGGCTTTGCCGTGGTGATCGGCGCCTACTCGGTTGGCGCCATCTCCGGCGCCGCCTTCAATCCGGCCGTCGCGGTGGGAATCGTTGTCATGGGACTCTTGAAGGTCGCCGATATCTGGATCTATCTGGTCGCCAACTTCGCGGCCGCCGTCCTCGCGGCGATCGTCTTCCGCATCACCAATCCAGACGACAAATAACGGCCGCACACAGCAGCCGCTTCCCTTTCAATTGAATTCGCGCAGCGCCCATGAGCCAATCCTCATGGGCGCTGCTTTGCGCCGACCGGTTCAACTGCGCCAAGATTTGTCATCTGCCGCCGCCTCATGCATACTCAAGGCCTGCGCACGTCACCGGCCTGGGATGGTCGCGCCGCCGTGCCTTGAAGTACCGCCCGAGCATGAGGGGAACGTATCGTCATGCCGCAGGCCGTCAGCGTCGAGTCGCTGGAACGTCACTGTTTAAGTAGATTCCTTCGCTGCGCGCTCTGGGTGTTGTTAGGGAGCTTGTCTCCTCAACTACAGGCCGCGGAAGACGTCCCCGCCGCGGCACCTTCACTCACCTTTGAAGAGCATATTCGCCCCATCCTCAAGGCGCACTGCTGGCAATGCCACGGCGCGGAGGCGGAAATCAAGGCGAACCTCGACGTCCGCCTCCGCCGCACGCTCGCCGCTGGTGGGGACACTGGTCCGGCCCTCACGCCCGGCAATCGCGACGAGAGCCTGCTCTATCAATATCTCGCCAGCGGCGAGATGCCCCCCGGCGACAAAAAGCTTGCCCCCGACCAGATCGAGCAAATCGGCAGGTGGATCGACGCCGGCGCGCCCACCCGCCGGCCCGAGCCAGCATCGGCCGACGGCCTCAGTCAGATCACCGAGGAGGATCGTGAGTTCTGGTCGTATCAGCCACCACTGCCAGTGCCAGTTCCAGAAGTGAGCGATCCCGCCTGGCGCGGCCACCCGATCGATCGATTCCTCGAAGCCCGCCGAGAGTCCGCCGACTTGCACGCCGTGGCGCCTGCGTCTGCCACCGCGCTGGCGCGCCGCTTGTATTTCGACCTGTGGGGATTGCCCCCCACTCCACAGCAATCTGGCGCGCTGGCCGCCGACGCTTCTCCGCGGGCTTATTCGGCGCTAGTCGATCAGTTGCTCGCCTCTCCCCGTTTTGGCGAGCGCTTCGCGCGGCATTGGCTTGATATCGTTCGCTACGGCGAATCGTTCACGCTGCGCGGCCTGATCCTGCGCGACGCCTGGCGCTATCGCGACTACGTCATCGAGAGCTTCAACGCCGATCGCCCCTACGATCAGTTCCTCCGCGAACAAATCGCGGGCGACCTGCTGCCGGCCGTTCGGCTCGAAGACCGTCGCCGCCAACTGGTCGCCACCGCCTTCTGGGCCTTCGGCAACGCCAATCTCGAAGAGCAGGATAAGCGCCAACTCGATATGGACGTGGTCGACGAACAGCTCGATGTCTTCGGCAAGGCGTTGCTCGGTCAGACCATTGGCTGCGCGCGCTGTCACGATCACAAGTTCGATCCCATCCCCACCCGCGACTATTACGCGCTGGCGGGCATCCTCAGCAGCACGCAGCGGCTAGAGCACGCCAACGTGTCGGATTGGGTCGAAGTGCCATTGCCCCTCTCCAGTGACGAAGAAAGCGCGTTCGTCCGGCAGGAGGCCACGCTGGCTGAACTAGCCGCCCGCGTGCAGGCCAAAAAGGTTGAAGTCGATCAACTGGCGCTCGCCGCTGGCGCTTCTGTGGGCGACAGCCTCGCCGCCAGCGCGCTACCCGGCATCGTCATCGACGAGCGCGACGCCAAACAAGTCGGCGCCTGGACCCCGTCGACCAGCGTCAAGCCCTACATCGGCGCGGGCTACCTCCACGATGGCGACCAGGGCAAAGGCGAAAAGACCCTCACCTTCGCGCCGCAGCTTGCCGCCGATGGCCGCTACGAAGTGCGACTGGCCTACTCTCCCGGCGACAATCGCTCCGATCGCGTCCCCGTCACCGTCTTCAGCGCCGACGGCGAAAAGTCCACCTTCATCGATATGCAGCGGCCTCCCCCGATCGAGCGGCGCTTCGTCTCGCTGGGTGAATACCGATTCGAAGCGGCAGGGCAAAGCTTCGTCCTGGTCGCCAACGTCGGCACTCACGGACATGTGACCGCCGACGCCGTGCAGTTCTTACCGCAGAGCGAAGTTTCAACGTCGCCAGCGGCCAAACCAGACGAAGCAGCCAGCGCCGCCTCGCGCCAGCTGGCCCAGCGGCAAAGCGAACTGAAGCTGCTCGAAAAAGAACTTAAGGATCGGCGCGCTGCGGCGCCCCAGCGCCCCACCGCGCTGTCGATCGTTGAGCGCAAGGAGATCGCCGACGCGCCCATCCATTTGCGCGGCTCGGTGCATACGCTCGGCGCTACGGTCCCGCGCGGTTTCTTGCAGGTTGTGGCGCACGCGCCCCTTTCACCGCTGCCGGCCAATCAGAGCGGACGACTGGAACTGGCCAACTGGGTCGCCTCGCGCGACAATCCCCTCACCGCGCGGGTCTTTGTCAATCGCGTCTGGCATTGGCTGTTTGGTCAGGGGCTGGTTCGCACGGTCGATAATTTTGGCACGACGGGCGAACTGCCTTCGCATCCCAAACTGCTCGACCACCTGGCCATCTATTTCGTCGAGCACGACTGGTCGGTCAAACAACTGGTGCGCTACATCGTGCTCAGCAAGAGCTATCAATTATCGACCGCTACTACTGACGCTAACCTAACGGCCGACCCCGAGAATCGCCTTTGCTGGCGCGCCAATCGCAAACGTCTGGAGGCCGAATGTTTGCGCGATGCCATGCTCGCCATTTCGGGCGAACTCGATCTTGCGTCCGGCGGCAATACTCTCCGGCCGAGCGTGGCCAACGACTACGGCTATGTCCACGACGACTCGCGCCGCAGCGTGTATGTGCCGGTGCTCCGCAACTCGCTTCCCGAGTTGTTCGAGGTCTTTGATTTTCCCGATCCCAGCCTCGTCGTTGGCGCCCGGACCACCAGCACCGTGGCGCCGCAGGCCCTCTTTCTCTTGAATCATCCCTTCGTGCGCAAGCGCGCCCAGGCGGCCGCTGTCCGATTGCTTGGCGCCCAACTGGCCGACGACCAGGCGCGGATCGGCCATGCCTTTCAACAATCTCTAGGGCGTGCCGCCAGCGCCGCCGAACTACCCATCGCGCAAGAAACCGTGGCCGCCGCCAGTCAGTCTCCCGCAGTCGCCGAGCGCGCCTGGGCCGATCTTTATCAATTGCTGTTTGCTTCGGTCGAGTTTCGTTACTCCAACTGGTGATCCCGCCAATGCCTGACTCTCCTTGCTGTACTCGGCGCGTGCTGCTCCAAGAGGCCGCCTGCGGCTTTGGCGCGCTCGCCTGGTCGGC includes:
- a CDS encoding DUF1553 domain-containing protein; its protein translation is MSFRSPSLVCLLLAVWSFAPANGEEPLAYNRDVRPILSRTCFACHGPDSASRKADLRLDRRDDAIAAGAIVPGKVDESELVRRLFSEEPEERMPPPDAHAEMTQAEREALKRWVAEGAVYEPHWSLVAPKRPPLPEVKQADWIRNPIDAFILARIEAAGLTPAPEADRRTLCRRVTLDLTGLPPSVEDLEAFVNDAAPDAYEKLVDRLMALPGWGEHRGRYWLDAARYADTHGIHFDNFREMWSYREWVIDAFNRNQPFDQFTVEQLAGDLLPGATLEQQIASGFNRCNMTTNEGGTIPEEYLVLYTRDRTETTSLVWLGMTAGCAVCHDHKFDPLTQREFYEMAAFFNNTTQAAMDGNIKDTPPIVKVPQDHDRARWDEVAKLLETQRGQLTERRQSAQSDFAAWLAAANLSEISSRLPEDGMALYSMLDEQAPDSLAMRLNGVDQTLPLAGLAWEAGHVAAKALIIQPGAVTLPEVGNFGREQAFSVAAWVKIADVNQQGAILARMDENRAYRGWDLWLEGGRIGTHLVNAWPDNAIKVVTKKALQPGRWHHVCLTHDGAGKPSGVHLYIDGERQPTEVIAKTLKDAIDIDVPLKLGQRHNGQPVNGMAMQDLRIYQRGLTADVVQSLAQSSRALWLARKPAESRTPEETSELLEFWLAQIDPRYHDLSQQVAKLETEQNEITARGTVAHVMHERDAAAEAFVLFRGAYDQRRDAVKADTPDALPPMAADLPRNRLGFAQWLLTAEHPLTARVTVNRFWQQLFGAGLVTTAGDFGVTGDLPSHPKLLDWMAVEFRESGWDVKKFFKLLVTSATYRQAGITTPEKIEKDPANELLSRGPRFRMDAEMVRDYALATSGLLVKEIGGPSVKPYQPEGVWEAVAMDVSNTRNYQHDHGDSLYRRSLYTFWKRAAPPAQMELLNAPNRETCTVRRERTNTPLQALVTLNDTQFVEAARNLAQSVLLEAGSDTDARLDQLARRLLARPWRAEEAPVVRASLDALLASFAEVPDEARRLIAVGESKADAKLDPVELAAWTMLANELMNLDEVLTK
- a CDS encoding aquaporin; translated protein: MQKYLIEFIGTFFLVLTVGCTVLNPNGAGAMAPLAIGSALMVMIFAGGHISGGHYNPAVTLAVFMRGKCPVADVVPYMVCQVVGAAAAAAAVLFLKGNPTVPPLELDVAKSLLAEFLFTFALCFTVLNVATAKGTSGNSFYGLAIGFAVVIGAYSVGAISGAAFNPAVAVGIVVMGLLKVADIWIYLVANFAAAVLAAIVFRITNPDDK
- a CDS encoding DUF1553 domain-containing protein → MPQAVSVESLERHCLSRFLRCALWVLLGSLSPQLQAAEDVPAAAPSLTFEEHIRPILKAHCWQCHGAEAEIKANLDVRLRRTLAAGGDTGPALTPGNRDESLLYQYLASGEMPPGDKKLAPDQIEQIGRWIDAGAPTRRPEPASADGLSQITEEDREFWSYQPPLPVPVPEVSDPAWRGHPIDRFLEARRESADLHAVAPASATALARRLYFDLWGLPPTPQQSGALAADASPRAYSALVDQLLASPRFGERFARHWLDIVRYGESFTLRGLILRDAWRYRDYVIESFNADRPYDQFLREQIAGDLLPAVRLEDRRRQLVATAFWAFGNANLEEQDKRQLDMDVVDEQLDVFGKALLGQTIGCARCHDHKFDPIPTRDYYALAGILSSTQRLEHANVSDWVEVPLPLSSDEESAFVRQEATLAELAARVQAKKVEVDQLALAAGASVGDSLAASALPGIVIDERDAKQVGAWTPSTSVKPYIGAGYLHDGDQGKGEKTLTFAPQLAADGRYEVRLAYSPGDNRSDRVPVTVFSADGEKSTFIDMQRPPPIERRFVSLGEYRFEAAGQSFVLVANVGTHGHVTADAVQFLPQSEVSTSPAAKPDEAASAASRQLAQRQSELKLLEKELKDRRAAAPQRPTALSIVERKEIADAPIHLRGSVHTLGATVPRGFLQVVAHAPLSPLPANQSGRLELANWVASRDNPLTARVFVNRVWHWLFGQGLVRTVDNFGTTGELPSHPKLLDHLAIYFVEHDWSVKQLVRYIVLSKSYQLSTATTDANLTADPENRLCWRANRKRLEAECLRDAMLAISGELDLASGGNTLRPSVANDYGYVHDDSRRSVYVPVLRNSLPELFEVFDFPDPSLVVGARTTSTVAPQALFLLNHPFVRKRAQAAAVRLLGAQLADDQARIGHAFQQSLGRAASAAELPIAQETVAAASQSPAVAERAWADLYQLLFASVEFRYSNW